Proteins encoded within one genomic window of Conchiformibius steedae:
- the folC gene encoding bifunctional tetrahydrofolate synthase/dihydrofolate synthase, producing the protein MTRPNTLEQWLAHLETAHSKGLIDMGLERIAQVRDAMHLHPHCPVIAVAGTNGKGSVCAFLSKIYREAGYKTGTLTSPHLLRFNERIAVNCRPVSDSTIVAAFERIEAARGDVSLTYFEFNTLAAVDIFIREQVDVMILEVGLGGRLDAVNVFDADCAVVTAVDLDHQAYLGDNIEDIAFEKAGIFRTGKPAVCGHTPPPARLKAHARDIGAQLILAKQDFDHSVLDSLQWSFRFAPAGTGLAPRKRHALPTPALRGSCQIRNAACALAAVECLNERLPVDIGAIKRGLLTAENPGRFQVLPGRPLVVLDVAHNPHAARALRQNLIALPYAARRIAVFAMLADKDIDTVLDILKDQFDEWYIAPLNVPRAIGLPELVAKMNAQGIICHTSFPDIATACRAALSGAAENDRIVVFGSFHTVAEAAAVCH; encoded by the coding sequence ATGACCCGCCCGAATACTTTGGAACAATGGCTTGCCCATCTGGAAACCGCTCACAGCAAAGGTTTGATTGATATGGGCTTGGAACGCATCGCGCAAGTGCGTGATGCCATGCACTTGCACCCGCATTGCCCCGTAATTGCGGTGGCAGGCACCAACGGCAAAGGTTCGGTGTGTGCGTTTTTGTCCAAAATCTACCGCGAAGCGGGTTACAAAACGGGCACGCTTACCAGCCCGCACCTGCTGCGTTTTAACGAGCGCATCGCGGTAAACTGCCGTCCCGTGTCCGACAGCACCATTGTGGCGGCGTTTGAACGCATTGAAGCGGCGCGGGGCGATGTATCGCTTACCTATTTTGAATTCAATACCTTGGCAGCGGTGGATATTTTTATCCGCGAACAGGTTGATGTGATGATTTTGGAAGTGGGTTTGGGCGGACGCTTGGACGCGGTAAATGTGTTTGATGCCGATTGCGCGGTGGTCACGGCGGTGGATTTGGACCATCAGGCGTATTTGGGCGACAATATTGAAGACATCGCTTTTGAAAAAGCAGGCATTTTCCGCACAGGCAAACCCGCCGTATGCGGACACACGCCGCCGCCCGCCCGTTTGAAAGCCCATGCCCGCGACATTGGCGCACAACTGATTTTAGCCAAACAGGATTTTGACCACAGCGTGTTGGACAGCCTGCAATGGTCGTTCCGTTTTGCGCCTGCGGGAACAGGATTGGCACCGCGCAAACGCCATGCCTTGCCCACGCCCGCGCTGCGCGGCAGCTGCCAAATCCGCAACGCCGCTTGTGCTTTGGCAGCGGTAGAATGTTTAAACGAGCGTTTGCCCGTGGACATCGGCGCCATCAAGCGCGGTTTGCTGACGGCGGAAAATCCAGGGCGTTTTCAGGTATTACCAGGGCGACCGCTGGTGGTGTTGGATGTGGCACACAATCCGCACGCGGCACGCGCCCTGCGCCAAAATCTGATTGCCCTGCCCTACGCTGCCCGCCGCATCGCGGTATTTGCCATGCTTGCCGATAAAGACATTGATACGGTGTTGGATATTTTGAAAGACCAGTTTGACGAGTGGTATATCGCCCCGCTCAACGTCCCCCGTGCCATCGGTTTGCCCGAATTGGTCGCCAAAATGAACGCGCAGGGCATAATTTGCCACACCAGCTTCCCCGATATTGCCACTGCCTGCCGTGCCGCCTTATCAGGCGCGGCGGAAAATGATAGAATCGTTGTATTCGGCTCGTTCCACACCGTTGCGGAAGCCGCCGCCGTGTGTCATTAG
- a CDS encoding SPOR domain-containing protein has product MRPMHRTPSGDDEQEYDVTAAHPNAPMPDNHQNNGQDDGIIDAETTPAAAPQPDRSSDYIVEEYESFKRKNRRRLVGAGALVLIAGGLFAAASQQNNAPVTPALAPEAQTAENRVTAEILYPDNKASAAAPLHNIDDSKNDPIRLSKKIQAAAPLSPEEKAALEARQQRAKAQRLAQQRKQEAERAEQAAKENKDPKGKENSDKTLVADAKKDPKRNTAAERSKEREEEQRRKKAQALSDKAAAERNAKENAAAAKAREAQTAADKQRAAERAKLEKQNKTAANDKAKTEAKRSSDKTAEAPASGNRRVTIQAGAFADKNHALRVQQQLKGINYSSRIEEVQTAKGTVYRVRTGTFANQNEAKNALERIKDKGMNGVVVGK; this is encoded by the coding sequence ATGAGACCGATGCACCGCACACCATCCGGCGACGACGAACAAGAATACGATGTAACCGCCGCCCACCCCAATGCCCCCATGCCCGACAACCATCAGAATAACGGGCAGGACGACGGCATTATTGATGCCGAAACCACGCCCGCCGCCGCCCCGCAGCCCGACCGCAGCAGTGATTACATTGTAGAAGAATACGAATCCTTCAAACGCAAAAACCGCCGCCGTTTGGTGGGTGCAGGCGCATTGGTGCTGATTGCCGGCGGGCTGTTTGCCGCCGCTTCGCAACAAAACAACGCCCCCGTTACCCCCGCACTTGCTCCCGAAGCGCAAACCGCCGAAAACCGCGTAACCGCCGAAATCCTCTATCCCGACAACAAAGCTTCTGCCGCCGCGCCCCTGCACAATATTGACGACAGCAAAAACGACCCCATCCGTTTAAGCAAAAAAATTCAAGCCGCCGCGCCCCTGTCGCCCGAAGAAAAAGCCGCTTTAGAAGCCCGTCAGCAACGCGCCAAAGCCCAACGTTTGGCACAGCAGCGTAAACAAGAAGCCGAACGCGCCGAACAAGCCGCCAAAGAGAATAAAGACCCCAAAGGCAAAGAAAACAGCGACAAAACCCTTGTTGCCGATGCCAAAAAAGACCCCAAACGCAACACCGCCGCCGAACGCAGCAAAGAGCGCGAAGAAGAACAACGCCGCAAAAAAGCCCAAGCCTTAAGCGACAAAGCCGCCGCCGAGCGCAATGCCAAAGAAAACGCCGCCGCCGCCAAAGCCCGTGAAGCCCAAACCGCTGCCGACAAACAACGCGCCGCCGAACGCGCCAAGCTGGAAAAACAAAACAAAACCGCTGCCAACGACAAAGCCAAAACCGAAGCCAAACGCAGCAGCGACAAAACCGCCGAAGCCCCCGCTTCAGGTAACCGCCGTGTCACCATTCAGGCAGGCGCGTTTGCCGACAAAAACCACGCCCTGCGCGTGCAGCAGCAGCTCAAAGGCATCAACTACAGCTCGCGCATTGAAGAAGTGCAAACCGCCAAAGGCACGGTTTACCGCGTGCGTACCGGCACGTTTGCCAATCAAAACGAAGCCAAAAATGCCCTTGAACGCATCAAAGACAAAGGCATGAACGGCGTAGTGGTCGGCAAATAA
- a CDS encoding CvpA family protein, translating to MFTLFDLLAVGTITVCLLIATSRGLIDELFNFFGWIVSLILARMLASSVADAVLPTMQPRQMAVVCSFVIVFVGARLLQHFVRFALHSAISKAKLTNVNRMLGGLLGILKGILFVCLAVFVCSFSNLPYSDDWRDAHTSEFFENLVKGATPMLPEVFADQVHFPARDVNGSSEPPPRKPRRRPPEVEKLQP from the coding sequence ATGTTTACCCTTTTTGACCTGCTTGCCGTCGGCACCATTACCGTATGTTTGCTGATTGCCACCTCGCGCGGACTGATTGACGAACTGTTCAATTTTTTCGGCTGGATTGTGTCGCTGATACTCGCCAGAATGCTGGCTTCATCAGTTGCCGATGCCGTGCTGCCCACCATGCAGCCGCGCCAAATGGCAGTGGTCTGTTCGTTTGTGATTGTGTTTGTCGGCGCACGGCTGTTGCAGCACTTTGTGCGTTTTGCCCTACATTCTGCCATCAGCAAAGCCAAACTCACCAATGTCAACCGCATGCTTGGCGGGCTGTTGGGCATACTCAAAGGCATTTTATTTGTCTGCTTGGCAGTTTTTGTCTGCTCATTCAGCAATTTGCCCTATTCAGACGACTGGCGCGACGCCCACACTTCCGAATTTTTTGAAAACCTCGTCAAAGGCGCAACCCCCATGCTGCCCGAAGTGTTTGCCGACCAAGTCCACTTTCCCGCCCGCGATGTCAACGGCAGCAGCGAACCGCCCCCGCGCAAACCCCGCAGGCGCCCCCCCGAAGTTGAAAAACTTCAACCCTGA
- a CDS encoding c-type cytochrome encodes MTSSQHKQRGSALFTAVSGLVILVSVLFLLVKLATGGYFVSDIAKMGKEATQTRIMPSGQITMGDGTPPGQRTGKQVFDKVCIQCHGADKTVAFSPKLGNNGEWAPRIAKGFTTLVSNAVNGFKGQGDMPAKGGDTSLTDDEVARAVAYMANQSGANFTEPPVKAEGAAASDATSESDTAAPQTDMAAAQDIFQISCSACHGATSAIPFAPKLGNKSDWLPRIKQGKEVLFKHAIEGFTNPKGGVMPPKGGAAQLTDEQVKAVVTYMAQEAGEKL; translated from the coding sequence ATGACTTCTTCCCAACACAAACAACGGGGTTCTGCCCTGTTTACCGCCGTCAGCGGCTTGGTAATTTTAGTTTCCGTATTGTTTTTACTGGTTAAATTAGCCACTGGCGGTTACTTTGTTTCCGATATTGCCAAAATGGGCAAAGAGGCTACTCAAACCCGCATTATGCCCAGCGGACAGATTACCATGGGCGATGGTACGCCCCCCGGTCAGCGCACCGGCAAGCAGGTTTTTGACAAAGTGTGTATTCAGTGCCACGGCGCAGACAAAACCGTTGCTTTCTCTCCCAAACTGGGTAATAACGGCGAATGGGCACCGCGCATTGCCAAAGGTTTTACCACTTTGGTCAGCAATGCAGTAAACGGTTTTAAAGGTCAGGGCGATATGCCAGCCAAAGGCGGCGACACCAGCTTGACCGATGATGAAGTGGCGCGTGCCGTTGCCTATATGGCGAACCAAAGCGGCGCGAACTTTACCGAACCGCCTGTTAAAGCAGAAGGCGCAGCGGCTTCCGATGCTACCTCTGAATCTGATACCGCAGCCCCACAAACCGATATGGCTGCTGCGCAGGATATTTTCCAAATTTCCTGTTCTGCCTGCCACGGTGCGACTTCCGCTATTCCTTTCGCCCCCAAGCTGGGTAATAAAAGCGATTGGCTGCCCCGCATCAAACAGGGCAAAGAAGTTTTGTTCAAACACGCTATTGAAGGCTTTACCAACCCCAAAGGCGGTGTAATGCCCCCCAAAGGCGGTGCAGCCCAATTAACTGACGAACAAGTTAAAGCCGTGGTCACTTACATGGCTCAAGAAGCTGGCGAAAAACTTTAA
- the folB gene encoding dihydroneopterin aldolase produces MDKIFLHGMRVSTLIGVYDWERQHKQELVFDLDIGVSARSVQHDDIARTVHYGLVCERLRQDLAARDFLLLESLAEHTAQFLFAAFEPVQWLRIRIIKPGILPAVREVGVEIERNRV; encoded by the coding sequence ATGGACAAAATTTTCCTGCACGGTATGCGTGTCAGCACCTTAATCGGTGTGTACGATTGGGAACGCCAGCACAAGCAAGAACTTGTTTTTGATTTGGATATTGGCGTATCGGCGCGTTCGGTACAGCATGACGATATTGCACGAACCGTGCATTACGGGCTGGTGTGCGAGCGTTTGCGGCAGGATTTGGCGGCGCGTGATTTCCTACTGCTGGAAAGTTTGGCGGAACACACGGCGCAATTTTTGTTTGCGGCGTTTGAACCTGTGCAGTGGCTGCGTATCCGTATTATTAAGCCCGGTATTTTGCCAGCTGTGCGCGAAGTAGGGGTGGAAATTGAACGCAACCGCGTTTAA
- the purF gene encoding amidophosphoribosyltransferase, protein MCGVFGLVAHEPVNQLLYDGLQVLQHRGQDAAGIVTLENNRFHIHKDKGMVREVFRTRNMRNLLGNAGIAHVRYPTSGDAKSSAEAQPFYAGSPFGIVFAHNGNLTNTAQLHDTVYRQYLRHVNTQSDSEVFLNVFAHELRQQVSHSDTPFHLKIDDIFHAVAQVQAQVRGAYAVVAMIAGYGLLAFRDPNGIRPLALGKAEQNGKTAYAVASENVVFSTLSFEFLRDIAPGEAVFVTLDGQLHTRQCAPNARLMPCLFEYVYFARPDAVLDGVAVHQARADMGVALAEKVKQSMDISEIDVVMPIPDTSRPIAMELAHHLGKPYREGLIKNRYIGRTFIMPGQATRKKSVRQKLNPIPSEFEGKNVLLVDDSIVRGTTSREIVEMVRASGAKKIFFASAAPEVRYPNVYGIDMPTREELIANGRTAEEIAREISADICIFQNLDDLERVVRQLNPAIEGFDNSCFSGCYLTGDIDDQYLLALAQSKKSA, encoded by the coding sequence ATGTGTGGCGTATTCGGATTAGTAGCACACGAACCCGTAAACCAATTACTGTATGACGGTCTGCAAGTCTTACAGCACCGCGGTCAGGATGCCGCAGGCATCGTTACCCTTGAAAACAACCGTTTTCACATTCACAAAGACAAAGGCATGGTGCGCGAAGTGTTCCGCACCCGCAATATGCGTAACCTGCTCGGCAATGCCGGTATCGCCCATGTGCGCTACCCCACCTCTGGCGACGCCAAAAGTTCAGCCGAAGCCCAGCCCTTTTACGCAGGTTCGCCGTTTGGCATTGTGTTTGCCCACAACGGCAACCTGACCAACACCGCGCAACTGCACGACACCGTGTACCGCCAATACCTGCGCCACGTCAATACCCAATCCGATTCCGAAGTTTTTCTCAATGTTTTCGCCCACGAACTGCGCCAGCAAGTCAGCCACAGCGATACCCCTTTCCACCTGAAAATTGACGATATTTTCCATGCCGTTGCCCAAGTGCAAGCACAGGTACGCGGTGCGTATGCCGTTGTTGCCATGATTGCAGGTTATGGCTTGCTGGCTTTCCGCGACCCCAACGGCATCCGTCCCCTAGCATTAGGCAAAGCCGAACAAAACGGCAAAACCGCCTATGCCGTTGCTTCAGAAAACGTGGTATTCAGCACCCTGTCGTTTGAATTCTTGCGCGACATCGCCCCTGGTGAAGCCGTGTTCGTTACCCTTGACGGACAATTACACACCCGCCAATGCGCCCCCAACGCCCGTTTGATGCCCTGTTTGTTTGAATACGTTTATTTTGCCCGTCCCGATGCCGTGTTAGACGGCGTAGCCGTGCATCAGGCGCGCGCTGATATGGGCGTGGCACTGGCAGAAAAAGTCAAACAAAGCATGGACATCAGCGAAATTGACGTGGTGATGCCCATTCCCGACACCAGCCGTCCCATCGCCATGGAGCTGGCGCACCACTTGGGCAAGCCCTACCGCGAAGGACTGATTAAAAACCGCTACATCGGGCGCACCTTTATTATGCCGGGGCAGGCAACGCGCAAAAAATCCGTCCGCCAAAAGCTCAACCCCATTCCCAGCGAGTTTGAAGGTAAAAACGTACTGTTGGTTGATGATTCCATTGTGCGCGGCACCACCAGCCGCGAAATTGTGGAAATGGTACGCGCATCGGGCGCGAAAAAAATCTTTTTTGCTTCCGCCGCCCCCGAAGTGCGCTATCCCAATGTTTACGGTATTGATATGCCTACCCGCGAAGAGCTGATTGCCAACGGGCGCACTGCCGAAGAAATTGCCCGCGAAATCAGCGCAGATATCTGTATTTTCCAAAATCTGGACGATTTGGAACGCGTGGTTCGCCAACTCAATCCCGCGATTGAAGGCTTTGATAATTCCTGCTTTAGCGGCTGTTATTTAACAGGGGATATTGACGACCAATATTTGTTGGCGTTGGCGCAGAGCAAGAAATCTGCTTAA